The region GGGAAAATGCTTTTGCGGGGCGGTGGAAATCGAGGTCAGCGGGGCGCCGGAAGTGATGGGCTATTGCCATTGCGGCTCGTGCCGTTCCTGGTCGGCGGGGCCGGTCAATGCCTTCACCCTGTGGAAGCCCGAGAACGTCAAGGTCACGAAGGGGGCCGAGTCCGTCCGGCACTTCTCCAAGACCGCGTCGAGCGACCGGATGTATTGCGGCACGTGCGGCGGCCATCTCATGACCGACCACCCGCCGCTAGGCCTGATCGACGTCTATGCGGCGACCATCCCCGGCCTGGCCTTCAAGCCCGGCGTCCATGTCAACTATGCCGAAACCGTCCTGCCCATGAAGGACGGGTTGCCCAAGCTGAAGGATTTTCCGGCGGAGTTCGGCGGCTCGGGCATCGCCATCCCCGAGTAGCGGCGCACCCCGCCGCGAGGCCCGTGGGCCGGCCTCAAGCCGCCGGTTGAACCGGCCGCGGGGCGCTGGCAGACTGCCCGGCCAAATCAGGGGATCCAGCGTGGCCGTACCAGCATCGAGTGTCGGGGACAAGCGCCTGAGCGCCGCCAGGCGCCTGTTCGAACATGTGGCGACCAGGCTGGACGGCAGCATCGCCGTACGCCTGTGGGACGGCAGCGTCATTCCCTTGGGTCCGCAGGCCGACACCAGGTATCAGGTGACCTTCGACTCGGCCGCGACCTTGGGCAGCCTGCTGCGCCGGCCGACGCTCGAAAACCTCGTGATCCACTATGCCGAGGGGCATATCGACCTGATCGGCGGCGACCTGATCGAGTTCGTCGAGGCGGCCCAGGCCAAGCGCATGAAGCTGAAATGGCGCGACCTGGACAAGGGCCTGCTGCTGCGCAGCCTGTGGACGCTCGCCCGCGCCCGCTCGACCAAGGCGGGTGCTGCCTATCGCTACGCGGAAGACGAGGCGGCGCGCGTCGCCTCGGACCGGCGTCACGACAAGGATTACATCCAGTTCCACTACGACATCGGCGACGATTTCTACCGCCTCTTCCTCGATCCCGAGATGCAGTATTCCTGCGGCTATTTCACCGATTTCGCCAATGGGATCGAGCAGGCGCAGAAGGACAAGCTCGACCATATCTGCCGCAAACTGCGGCTCAAACCCGGCGACCGCTTCCTCGACGTCGGCTGCGGCTGGGGCGGGCTGGTGTGCCATGCCGCACTCAACTACGGCGTCACCGCCCACGGCGTGACCCTGTCGCAGAACCAGCATGATTTCGCGGTCGCCAAGGCGGCGCGTTTGGGGCTGGCGGACAAGGTGACGATCGAGCTGAAGGACTACCGCCTGCTCACCGGCAAGTTCGACAAGATCGCCTCCATCGGCATGTACGAGCACGTCGGCATCGCCAACTACCCGGCCTATTTCGGCAAGCTCCTCTCCCTGCTGCGGCCGGGCGGCGTGCTGCTCAACCACGGCATCACCCGGCGGGCCAAGCGCGACAAGAAGCGCTTCCGCCGCATCCGCCCGGAAAACCGCCTGATCCTGAAATACATCTTCCCCGGCTCCGAGCTCGACCATATCGGCCATTCGGTGGAGAGCATGGAGGCCAGCGGCTTCGAGGTGCACGATGTCGAGGGCCTGCGCGAGCACTACGCCCAGACCACCCGCCTGTGGTGCCAGCGCCTGTCGGCCCGCCGGGACGAGGCCATCGCCCAGGTGGGCGAGGCCAAGTACCGCCTGTGGGTGGCCTATCTGGCCGGCGTCTCCTTCGCCTTCAAGAACGGCACCCTGCGCCTGTTCCAGACCGTCGCCACGCGCCACAACAAGAA is a window of Oleomonas cavernae DNA encoding:
- a CDS encoding SAM-dependent methyltransferase — protein: MAVPASSVGDKRLSAARRLFEHVATRLDGSIAVRLWDGSVIPLGPQADTRYQVTFDSAATLGSLLRRPTLENLVIHYAEGHIDLIGGDLIEFVEAAQAKRMKLKWRDLDKGLLLRSLWTLARARSTKAGAAYRYAEDEAARVASDRRHDKDYIQFHYDIGDDFYRLFLDPEMQYSCGYFTDFANGIEQAQKDKLDHICRKLRLKPGDRFLDVGCGWGGLVCHAALNYGVTAHGVTLSQNQHDFAVAKAARLGLADKVTIELKDYRLLTGKFDKIASIGMYEHVGIANYPAYFGKLLSLLRPGGVLLNHGITRRAKRDKKRFRRIRPENRLILKYIFPGSELDHIGHSVESMEASGFEVHDVEGLREHYAQTTRLWCQRLSARRDEAIAQVGEAKYRLWVAYLAGVSFAFKNGTLRLFQTVATRHNKNVPVELPPTRADLYR
- a CDS encoding GFA family protein, yielding MSVSTGKCFCGAVEIEVSGAPEVMGYCHCGSCRSWSAGPVNAFTLWKPENVKVTKGAESVRHFSKTASSDRMYCGTCGGHLMTDHPPLGLIDVYAATIPGLAFKPGVHVNYAETVLPMKDGLPKLKDFPAEFGGSGIAIPE